A genomic region of Metopolophium dirhodum isolate CAU chromosome 1, ASM1992520v1, whole genome shotgun sequence contains the following coding sequences:
- the LOC132934607 gene encoding uncharacterized protein LOC132934607, producing MFFFDGKLVKVIIGADASRITQSIVEELDQYVKYKNGEIYKEFIPISKVTDEEKKRLMEVENYQKQKSKKEKIIRDKRMMKVRERALKQFSYTIQMQTCVMFFPHTVKYIMVEKPIEDGAEELEEPPEPEMIQKRVCEVANSCASKYEELIVIEAKEVNLTEDSLYQLFFMEKEFLESFSQELVDELLSKKVYSVMLSMPTVKRDTTAEEAAENAPVPDLMGEIELKLSNIIYGDGSPLNPSPNSLADLHAAVDEYGQKIPSIYTPRNPLGKASALTILFDKFCRNNGYIAPQPPLPQYLIIFDINKSNAVLPIIEDLEDTVIYYGFFRSADPENPKLLCKDPELLSVYGMDKVGKEAKLVLSVLMDDKDKSLLRLVDIGPIYVSPNHEVGIDDAIKFFPYNFDEMDGEIKLWLEQQDNRNEEDTGAEYEFDEGDEGIIEEEYSSQDQQQVPAK from the exons atgttttttttt gatgGGAAATTGGTTAAAGTCATTATTGGCGCCGATGCTTCTAGAATAACACAATCAATAGTGGAGGAGTTGGATCAGTATGTTAAGTACAAGAATGGAGAAATTTATAAGGAATTT ataCCAATAAGTAAAGTGACTGATGAGGAAAAAAAAAGACTAATGGAAGTTGAAAACTATCAAAAACAGAAATcaaagaaagaaaaaataattagag ATAAAAGAATGATGAAAGTAAGAGAACGGGCTTTGAAACAATTTTCGTATACCATCCAAATGCAAACGTGTGTCATGTTTTTCCCTCACACAGTTAAATACATAATGGTGGAAAAACCAATCGAAGATGGCGCCGAAGAGCTCGAAGAACCTCCTGAACCTGAGATGATACAAAAAAGGGTGTGTGAGGTGGCCAATTCATGTGCTAGTAAGTATGAGGAACTGATCGTTATTGAAGCTAAAGAAGTGAATTTGACGGAAGATAGTTTGTACCAg TTGTTTTTTATGGAAAAAGAGTTTTTGGAAAGTTTTTCGCAAGAATTGGTCGATGagctgttgagtaaaaaagtaTATTCTGTAATGTTGTCAATGCCTACTGTCAAACGCGATACCACTGCCGAAGAAGCAGCCGAAAATGCACCTGTTCCGGACTTAATGGGAGAAATAGAGTTAAAGTTGAGCAACATAATTTACGGTGACGGAAGCCCATTAAACCCTAGTCCGAATTC ACTTGCAGATTTACATGCGGCAGTAGACGAATACGGACAAAAAATACCATCAATATATACCCCTAGAAATCCTTTGGGTAAAGCTTCAGCACTCACCATTTTGTTCGACAAATTCTGCCGAAACAATGGATACATCGCACCCCAGCCACCTTTACCACAG TACCTTATCATTTTTGATATCAACAAATCAAACGCCGTGTTACCGATCATTGAGGATCTGGAAGACACAGTCATCTACTACGGGTTTTTCCGTAGCGCCGATCCTGAAAACCCCAAGCTGCTGTGTAAAGACCCTGAATTGTTGTCTGTATATGGCATGGACAAGGTTGG caAAGAGGCTAAATTGGTGTTGTCTGTGCTTATGGACGACAAGGACAAGAGTCTGTTGCGGTTGGTCGACATTGGTCCGATATACGTGAGCCCGAATCACGAAGTGGGCATCGATGATGCTATTAAGTTTTTCCCATATAACTTCGACGAGATGGACGGTGAGATAAAATTGTGGCTGGAACAGCAGGACAATCGGAACGAGGAGGATACGGGCGCGGAGTACGAATTTGACGAAGGTGATGAGGGAATTATTGAAGAAGAGTACTCCTCGCAAGATCAGCAACAGGTCCCAGCGAAGTAG
- the LOC132934730 gene encoding tyrosine-protein phosphatase 99A-like: protein MWIATWCLGFVLFSCPNCLYVGIGLAAAQNKNNCDSQVTKSKPQNLTVANVTSRTITITWLAPKDGEDRITNYNLYYSHDNNTYARLLANTHIYTIVNLIPYTEYQLHIVAKCEQYIKSESSDTIIQYTDVDGPGPPIITNATCVPGTNGTSIFLQWTTPRLFYRSVDEYIIYVYDTSDIVKNFNISLPKDSINSNHNQYIVQNLTDNTMYELKIKGATKSFLGNHLIEGEASEPRSVYLHKDCDNDNTSKNNHN, encoded by the exons ATGTGGATAGCAACATGGTGTTTGGGCTTCGTCTTGTTCTCGTGTCCCAATTGCCTGTACGTTGGCATCGGACTCGCAGCCGCCCAAAACAAAAACAACTGTGATTCACAGG TAACCAAAAGTAAACCACAGAATTTAACTGTTGCTAATGTAACCAGTcgaacaataacaataacatggCTCGCACCAAAAGATGGTGAGGATCGAATAACCAATTACAATCTTTATTATTCACATGACAATAACACATATGCAAGATTATTGGcaaatacacacatatatacaattgtaaatctca TACCTTACACTGAGTACCAATTACACATTGTAGCCAAATGCgaacaatatataaaaagtgAATCTTCAGATACGATAATTCAATATACTGATGTTGATGGTCCAGGTCCACCAATTATTACAAATGCTACATGTGTACCAGGAACTAATGGTACATCTATTTTCTTACAATGGACTACACCTCGACTATTTTATAGATCAGtggatgaatatattatatatgtttatgatACTTCTGATATTGTTAAGAATTTCAACATTTCATTACCAAAAGACAGTATCAATtcaaat cATAACCAGTACATTGTTCAAAACTTAACAGACAATACCatgtatgaattaaaaataaaaggagCGACAAAAAGTTTCCTAGGCAATCATTTAATTGAAGGTGAAGCTTCAGAACCTCGTTCTGTCTACTTACATAAAGATTGTGATAATGATAATACTtcgaaaaataatcataattaa